A single region of the Lycium barbarum isolate Lr01 chromosome 2, ASM1917538v2, whole genome shotgun sequence genome encodes:
- the LOC132627416 gene encoding 16.9 kDa class I heat shock protein 1-like has translation MASSVGPWMGGGRRRGGGDWASPFSSDLWDPFGVGFGGGWGLRRSAGGDDDVSALAHASVDWCETDKAHVFRVDLPGVKKEDLKVQIEDDNILEISGEKVKEEEQGTDKWHHVERSRGSFRRRFRLPENANVEGISCGLEHGVLTVNVPKKETQEVPKNVKSIDIA, from the exons ATGGCTTCATCAGTAGGACCATGGATGGGTGGTGGACGTCGACGTGGAGGTGGAGATTGGGCCAGCCCATTTTCTTCTGATTTATGGGATCCTTTTGGTGTGGGCTTTGGTGGTGGATGGGGCTTGAGGCGTAGTGCTGGTGGGGATGATGATGTTTCTGCCTTGGCCCATGCTAGTGTTGATTGGTGTGAAACTGATAAAGCTCATGTTTTTCGTGTTGATCTTCCTG GGGTGAAGAAGGAAGACCTGAAGGTGCAGATTGAGGATGATAACATACTGGAGATAAGTGGTGAAAAagtaaaagaagaagaacaaggcACTGACAAGTGGCACCACGTGGAGCGCAGCCGTGGCAGCTTCCGTCGAAGATTCCGGCTGCCTGAAAATGCCAATGTGGAAGGCATCAGTTGTGGGCTTGAGCATGGAGTTTTAACTGTGAATGTGCCCAAGAAGGAAACACAAGAGGTTCCAAAAAATGTGAAGTCCATAGATATTGCTTAG